Proteins from one Desulfonema limicola genomic window:
- a CDS encoding carbamoyltransferase C-terminal domain-containing protein, translated as MKNGKTYIIGVHSGHDSSACLLIENKLEMAIAKERITRKKHDSGDPIQCIEYILKAKNLKKEDIDTVVRSNWFDSVELNNDYYTEFQDVKVSYEHHFFHAHAASCAAVNLPCIILIVDGRGCRPQDIKDNRFNFEKTEYPCFEVESVYYYDGQKMELLEKKFSKYYKNKFRWGSHIDSLGYAYSTISKIIFRNSYAAGKVMALSSKGRFDNKIPFPFFYDEENFKVNEIWLEYIDKLNISLNWKMKKAQNLAFSVQNALEEYLSFKLETLYKKYQINSFCIGGGVALNCKCNGLLANLAFVENVNVFNASGDDGLSFGSAVWFYRNQDTKHKTIEWTYETGKTYSNRSSFPCEVVCIHEIVKHLTNDKIVGLFSGGSEFGPRALGNRSILASPLNNSMKKYLNLYVKGREIFRPFGGSILKRNLEKITMDNYVSPYMLSAFKIKDEWKVKIPALVHIDGTVRLHIIEDENSLLGKIINDFELLTGCPLLINTSFNGKDEPIVETIEEAIFSAKKIGINIVVIEDRFIYLDSS; from the coding sequence ATGAAGAATGGAAAAACATATATTATCGGTGTTCATAGTGGACATGATTCTTCAGCATGCTTACTCATAGAAAACAAATTGGAAATGGCAATCGCTAAGGAGCGTATAACAAGAAAAAAACATGATTCAGGAGATCCAATCCAGTGTATAGAGTATATTTTAAAGGCTAAAAATCTTAAAAAGGAAGATATTGATACTGTTGTAAGAAGTAATTGGTTTGATAGTGTAGAACTTAATAATGATTATTATACTGAATTTCAAGATGTTAAAGTGTCATACGAACATCATTTTTTTCATGCCCATGCAGCTTCGTGTGCAGCCGTAAATTTACCATGTATAATTTTAATCGTTGATGGAAGAGGATGCAGACCCCAGGATATCAAAGATAACAGATTTAATTTTGAAAAGACTGAGTATCCCTGCTTCGAGGTAGAATCTGTTTATTATTATGATGGGCAAAAAATGGAACTTTTGGAAAAAAAGTTCTCAAAATATTATAAGAATAAATTTAGATGGGGATCACATATTGATAGTTTAGGCTATGCCTATTCAACGATTAGCAAAATTATATTTCGTAATTCTTATGCAGCAGGCAAGGTTATGGCACTATCATCAAAAGGTAGATTTGATAATAAAATTCCTTTCCCCTTTTTCTATGATGAAGAAAATTTTAAAGTTAACGAAATATGGCTTGAATATATTGATAAACTTAACATATCATTAAACTGGAAAATGAAAAAAGCTCAGAATCTAGCATTTTCAGTTCAAAATGCCCTTGAAGAATACCTTTCGTTTAAACTTGAAACTTTATATAAGAAGTATCAAATTAATTCATTTTGTATTGGTGGAGGCGTAGCCTTAAACTGTAAGTGTAATGGTTTATTAGCTAATCTTGCATTTGTAGAAAATGTCAATGTGTTTAATGCAAGTGGTGATGATGGTTTGTCTTTTGGTTCAGCTGTATGGTTTTATAGAAATCAAGATACTAAGCATAAAACTATTGAGTGGACTTATGAAACGGGGAAAACATATTCCAATCGTAGTTCTTTCCCTTGTGAAGTAGTATGTATTCATGAGATAGTTAAACATCTCACAAATGATAAAATTGTGGGGCTTTTTTCTGGCGGTTCAGAATTTGGCCCAAGGGCATTAGGAAATAGAAGCATACTTGCATCACCACTGAATAATTCAATGAAAAAATATTTAAATTTATATGTTAAAGGCAGGGAGATATTTCGTCCTTTTGGTGGATCAATCTTGAAAAGAAATCTTGAAAAGATAACTATGGATAACTATGTAAGTCCTTATATGTTGTCTGCTTTCAAAATAAAAGATGAATGGAAAGTAAAAATTCCTGCTTTAGTTCATATTGATGGTACGGTTAGGTTACATATTATTGAAGATGAAAATTCATTGTTAGGTAAAATTATTAATGACTTTGAATTGCTAACAGGTTGTCCTCTTTTGATAAATACTTCATTTAATGGAAAAGATGAACCTATTGTGGAAACAATTGAAGAAGCAATATTTTCTGCTAAAAAAATAGGAATAAATATTGTGGTCATTGAGGATAGATTCATTTACTTGGATTCTTCATAA
- a CDS encoding radical SAM protein translates to MNESLLKAIILSKGVVFTEAAGMYAIRNKAKLQNLVYNAPIGFSHDTPQELLLTGLDGYSVVVSCISPHNFEDLVIIDYNNGNFFVKYQSEIIENIKVNCVKEPTYYSLKTKEGIPFKRLISSCGLDELNIWPWHDCNISKKCRFCGANKIFSKNKNKDLLSAKEISTIKNFWNNNKEVYFKNLKEAISLSIGEECFSEHMHVILISGNLSNDKIDIQAEIYSEIASHIKPIVKDKATEGIVAVTIPPQKDELLYKMKESGIDIVVFNLEVSNNPWFALNCPGKAELGRDFFIQKLIKATHVFGENNVWCNFVLGLEPICQLLEFCNYLACKGIVPSANVLHLDQGNTLNCIPPSVDDILCFYKELNKIIVDKKMKPFYCEKALRTSLTNEAYAGRI, encoded by the coding sequence TTGAATGAATCTCTTTTAAAAGCGATTATATTATCTAAAGGTGTAGTTTTTACAGAAGCTGCTGGGATGTATGCTATTAGGAACAAGGCAAAATTACAAAACTTAGTATATAATGCACCGATTGGTTTTAGTCATGACACACCGCAGGAATTATTATTAACGGGTTTGGATGGATACTCAGTTGTTGTTTCCTGTATATCCCCTCATAATTTTGAAGATTTAGTTATAATTGATTATAATAATGGGAATTTTTTTGTAAAGTATCAATCTGAAATCATAGAAAATATTAAAGTTAATTGTGTTAAAGAGCCAACTTACTATTCTTTGAAAACGAAAGAAGGGATTCCATTTAAAAGACTTATAAGTAGTTGTGGGTTAGATGAATTAAATATTTGGCCATGGCATGACTGCAATATTTCTAAAAAATGCAGATTCTGTGGCGCAAATAAAATATTCTCTAAAAATAAAAATAAAGATTTGTTAAGTGCTAAGGAAATTAGTACAATAAAAAATTTTTGGAATAATAATAAAGAGGTATATTTTAAAAATCTTAAAGAAGCCATTAGCCTTTCAATTGGAGAAGAATGTTTTTCTGAACATATGCATGTAATATTAATTTCAGGTAATTTATCCAATGATAAAATAGATATACAGGCTGAAATATATAGTGAAATTGCTTCTCATATTAAACCTATTGTTAAAGATAAAGCAACTGAAGGCATTGTTGCAGTTACTATCCCCCCACAAAAAGATGAGCTCCTTTATAAAATGAAAGAATCTGGAATAGATATAGTTGTTTTCAATCTTGAGGTATCTAATAATCCTTGGTTTGCTCTCAACTGTCCAGGAAAAGCGGAACTAGGCAGGGATTTTTTTATTCAAAAGCTGATTAAAGCTACTCATGTTTTCGGAGAAAATAATGTTTGGTGTAATTTTGTTTTAGGTTTAGAGCCTATATGCCAGCTTCTTGAATTTTGTAACTACCTTGCATGTAAAGGAATAGTGCCTTCTGCAAATGTGTTGCACTTAGATCAAGGAAATACGTTGAACTGCATTCCTCCGAGTGTTGATGACATACTTTGTTTTTATAAAGAATTAAACAAAATTATTGTAGACAAAAAAATGAAACCTTTTTACTGTGAGAAAGCTTTAAGAACTAGTCTAACGAATGAGGCTTATGCTGGAAGAATTTAA
- a CDS encoding glycosyltransferase, which yields MKKKCQLSFVTFCMANEAVSDKFIELAISIQASYHINIFVIADQELNNDLRINYNYDTLIIPQKTKYERILKLFEICNSEFIIFVDSDISLDIPKVLSFINHTVSYSYDIAWGKIKVSNYSTITSRLVSVDKLLSHDVIRPLLWRFGLGITIPGQLFILRKAAFHKKLNRYDTFLDDISFGLFVKRNHLKIHYDYCILGYENPNNTFYGLLKQRKRWATGFSTIVKSRKNDSIDLMYLFIHVFFYHLLWVPFWIGFFSLFNMKSYLAFLYAISIIIYVCRKHLSLSISAILYCIVFPVYHIWWFICFIKESFDKNNIKIIE from the coding sequence ATGAAAAAAAAATGTCAATTGAGTTTTGTAACTTTTTGTATGGCTAACGAAGCAGTATCTGATAAGTTTATAGAATTGGCTATTTCCATTCAAGCCTCATATCATATCAATATTTTTGTTATTGCAGACCAGGAACTAAACAATGATCTAAGAATTAACTATAATTATGATACACTGATTATTCCTCAGAAGACAAAATATGAAAGAATTTTAAAACTTTTCGAAATATGTAATAGTGAATTTATTATATTTGTAGATAGTGATATCTCTTTGGATATTCCAAAAGTTTTATCATTTATAAATCACACAGTTTCATATTCCTACGATATAGCATGGGGAAAGATTAAAGTGTCAAATTATTCTACTATTACCTCAAGACTTGTTAGCGTTGATAAGCTTCTATCCCATGATGTTATAAGACCTCTACTTTGGCGATTCGGCTTGGGTATAACTATTCCTGGTCAGTTATTTATATTACGAAAAGCCGCGTTTCATAAAAAACTGAATAGATACGACACTTTTTTAGATGATATTTCTTTTGGACTCTTTGTTAAAAGGAATCACCTTAAAATTCATTATGATTACTGTATTCTTGGCTATGAAAATCCTAACAATACATTCTATGGTCTTTTAAAACAGCGAAAGCGATGGGCAACTGGTTTTTCGACAATAGTAAAAAGCAGAAAAAACGATTCTATTGACTTGATGTACCTTTTTATTCATGTTTTTTTTTACCATTTACTTTGGGTTCCTTTTTGGATAGGCTTCTTTAGTCTTTTCAATATGAAATCATATTTAGCATTTCTATATGCGATAAGTATAATTATTTATGTATGTAGAAAACACTTATCTTTATCAATTAGCGCAATTCTATATTGCATAGTATTTCCTGTTTATCATATCTGGTGGTTCATTTGCTTTATTAAGGAAAGCTTTGACAAAAATAACATAAAAATAATTGAATGA
- a CDS encoding nucleotidyltransferase family protein produces the protein MRNLGEEIFVKTWGTMLILPDVVIKSEGVTCGDELYIEIAKEHGIINFFIRVKGCSICMDSSKYIYEQLNKKEFVYCKKFVARCLRDIENKTYNNNFTMRSGFKIPHGRNECVKAPWKIILLALENLQPKCVINREMTPLACDACVKSYRLTWKRSNNDQKNLLKQTAKSVYKKIINILTKRDDADFRWQPLGKYVLNDTEIQTLKDEIQSFNSNSIKEIKKLRLPALLYNNLYNHNINFKGNAFLLLTKKQRIRQIVIHKEFCELEETIQKNCWKVFAIKGAYTAKLYPFPKIRPYLDYDLIAASLKDAMLLANWLINNKGYQFVVNGSVPFSLKALLDKNKKEVITGHFHLEKILHDTWQIVIDITFPGFYLNRTDIFNLTFQDYKISMEEQCIITLCHIFKHEFVYMKDLNDIYLMIKSGKMNFERVQFLIHENRLELYWGIVLEYLKKDYNLRLHSINTLNNKKRFFYKYLFNDWPYSRKSHFLIKLLDLYMRNKKEHGFFGGLKEIFFQFIELENWKNKNLISSYLEQRINKRIYLYPLMIFNNKIDIGKPIEEALRVGGFDELKTVVENELIIIERNIKIYLTGIGFLYQQNMGK, from the coding sequence ATGAGGAATTTGGGAGAGGAAATATTTGTAAAGACATGGGGAACGATGCTGATTCTGCCAGATGTGGTGATTAAATCAGAAGGTGTTACATGCGGCGATGAATTATATATTGAAATAGCAAAAGAACATGGAATAATTAACTTTTTCATTCGAGTGAAAGGCTGTTCAATATGCATGGATTCAAGTAAATATATATATGAACAATTAAATAAGAAAGAGTTTGTGTACTGCAAAAAATTTGTAGCAAGATGTCTAAGAGATATCGAAAATAAAACATATAATAACAATTTTACAATGCGTTCAGGATTTAAAATTCCTCATGGAAGGAACGAATGTGTAAAAGCGCCATGGAAAATTATTTTGTTAGCACTAGAAAATTTGCAACCAAAGTGTGTTATAAATAGAGAAATGACTCCATTAGCATGTGATGCTTGTGTTAAATCATATCGGTTAACATGGAAACGATCTAATAATGATCAAAAAAATCTGTTAAAACAAACAGCTAAGTCTGTTTATAAAAAAATTATTAATATATTAACAAAACGGGATGATGCAGATTTCAGATGGCAACCATTAGGAAAATATGTCCTTAATGATACTGAGATTCAAACTCTAAAAGACGAAATACAAAGCTTTAATAGTAATTCTATCAAAGAGATTAAGAAATTAAGACTGCCTGCACTTTTATATAATAATTTATACAATCATAACATCAATTTTAAGGGAAATGCTTTTTTACTGCTTACAAAAAAGCAAAGAATTCGACAGATCGTGATTCACAAGGAATTTTGCGAATTAGAGGAAACCATACAAAAAAACTGTTGGAAAGTATTTGCTATAAAAGGAGCATATACAGCTAAACTTTATCCTTTTCCCAAAATTCGACCGTATCTGGATTATGATTTAATTGCAGCTTCATTAAAGGATGCAATGTTATTAGCAAATTGGCTTATTAATAATAAAGGGTATCAGTTTGTAGTAAATGGTTCTGTACCGTTTTCTCTAAAAGCTCTTCTGGATAAAAATAAAAAGGAAGTTATAACTGGACATTTTCATCTTGAAAAAATACTTCATGATACTTGGCAAATCGTGATTGATATTACTTTTCCAGGCTTTTATTTAAACCGTACTGATATATTTAATTTAACTTTTCAAGATTATAAAATAAGCATGGAGGAACAATGCATAATAACTTTATGCCATATCTTTAAACATGAATTTGTTTATATGAAAGATTTAAATGATATTTATTTAATGATTAAATCTGGTAAAATGAACTTTGAGCGTGTACAATTTTTAATACATGAAAATAGATTGGAATTATATTGGGGCATAGTCCTTGAGTATTTGAAAAAGGATTACAATCTTAGACTGCATAGTATTAATACATTAAATAACAAAAAACGATTTTTCTATAAGTACTTATTTAACGACTGGCCTTATTCAAGAAAAAGTCATTTTCTAATAAAATTATTGGACTTATATATGCGTAATAAAAAAGAACACGGATTTTTTGGAGGATTAAAAGAAATATTTTTCCAATTTATAGAATTAGAAAATTGGAAAAATAAAAACTTAATTTCATCCTATCTTGAGCAACGGATAAATAAAAGAATATACCTTTACCCTCTAATGATTTTTAACAATAAAATTGATATCGGAAAACCTATTGAGGAAGCTTTGAGAGTAGGTGGATTTGACGAACTTAAAACGGTTGTTGAAAATGAACTGATCATAATAGAAAGAAATATTAAGATATATTTAACTGGCATTGGATTTTTGTATCAGCAAAACATGGGGAAGTGA
- a CDS encoding aminotransferase class V-fold PLP-dependent enzyme encodes MTFNFDDIRKEFAFFRQHDDICYLDYAATTFIPDRVINAWSNYQKNIGVSAHRNRSWLGCKAIKELELSRFEIKRFFNAQNIYNLVFLKNATEAINTVAFGLRKFIKAGDIILTTSLEHHSNYLPWKRLTKEMSAILIQIPILPSGNLDFSILSKLKNQDIKIISICHTSNVTGHQVDLEKFRLFAQQEKAFFIVDSSQASGHSSFNAEQIDADAYAFSAHKMYGPKNIGGLLIKKNLLEEFSPMLLGGGMVWKLGNEGDEWVSGPEKLEAGTLDVGLAIAWREACRFIEEIGLSNIQYNEAILAKMLREALKNIKGINIICGGKNWSSAITSFEHNCIHSHDLEHFLGEKKVIIRTGHLCSQNTLMHLGKNSVNRISLGIGVREKDIDLLIKILKRL; translated from the coding sequence ATGACATTTAATTTTGATGATATTAGAAAAGAATTCGCTTTTTTTCGCCAACACGATGATATTTGCTATTTAGATTATGCTGCTACAACTTTTATACCTGACAGAGTGATAAATGCATGGTCGAATTATCAGAAAAATATAGGAGTCTCTGCACATAGGAATCGTTCCTGGCTTGGCTGTAAAGCTATTAAAGAATTGGAACTTTCTAGATTTGAGATTAAGCGATTTTTTAACGCTCAAAATATCTATAATTTGGTTTTTCTGAAAAATGCAACTGAGGCGATTAATACAGTTGCATTTGGTTTAAGAAAATTTATAAAAGCTGGCGATATTATATTAACGACCTCACTTGAGCATCATAGTAACTATCTTCCCTGGAAAAGACTTACAAAAGAAATGTCTGCTATTTTAATACAAATTCCAATATTGCCTTCGGGTAATTTGGATTTCTCTATTTTGTCAAAACTAAAAAATCAAGATATTAAAATAATTAGTATTTGCCATACTTCTAATGTTACTGGACATCAAGTTGATTTAGAAAAATTTCGTCTGTTTGCTCAACAGGAAAAAGCTTTTTTTATTGTAGATTCATCACAAGCATCAGGTCATTCCTCCTTTAATGCAGAACAAATTGATGCTGATGCATATGCTTTTTCAGCTCATAAAATGTATGGCCCTAAAAATATTGGAGGCCTTTTAATAAAAAAGAATCTGCTTGAAGAATTTTCACCTATGCTACTTGGAGGAGGCATGGTCTGGAAATTAGGCAACGAAGGAGATGAGTGGGTTAGTGGACCTGAAAAACTTGAAGCAGGTACATTGGATGTAGGTTTAGCCATAGCATGGAGAGAAGCATGCAGATTTATTGAAGAAATAGGATTGTCTAATATTCAGTATAATGAAGCAATCTTAGCGAAGATGCTAAGAGAAGCTTTAAAAAATATAAAGGGTATCAATATCATTTGCGGGGGAAAAAATTGGTCATCGGCGATTACTTCATTTGAACATAATTGTATCCATTCTCATGATCTTGAACATTTTTTAGGAGAAAAGAAAGTGATAATAAGAACCGGACACTTGTGTTCGCAAAATACATTAATGCACTTGGGTAAAAATAGTGTAAATAGGATTTCTTTAGGCATTGGAGTTAGAGAAAAAGATATTGATCTTCTTATAAAAATTTTAAAAAGACTATGA
- a CDS encoding glycosyltransferase family 9 protein, translating to MKILICQLRTHGDIIRTFPLIKSLKKTFPDAWIGATCFEDMKSTYFLCKDYLDEVIVQPILYLPINHFEYTRLINCEPLSHAVEKTREFSIDVYIDLHGVFQSALFGMLSNIPIICGRSYHTTKDGAHLFYNRIADIESVKINRMFRHFLIARSIFPQLEPIKDEKFNIPDNGFVAFVPGSSKKGILKRWPITYYADLINIISKDERIKVILGPEEEDLYYEILNLLQCQVDLSKIDLFSYYPKIFQDCKCVVGNDSAPLHISTWLNVPTFMILGPTSPAINSPWEYSIGISTNYDTICNGCDIWNQRCLNNHKCMNKLSVNSVYMALKKFLEKVDELQ from the coding sequence ATGAAAATATTGATTTGTCAACTTCGTACCCACGGAGATATAATCAGGACTTTTCCATTAATTAAATCTCTAAAAAAAACATTTCCTGACGCTTGGATTGGCGCAACATGCTTTGAAGATATGAAGAGTACATATTTTCTATGTAAAGATTATTTAGATGAGGTTATTGTACAACCTATATTATACTTACCGATAAACCATTTTGAGTATACACGTTTAATAAATTGTGAACCTTTAAGTCATGCAGTAGAAAAAACTAGAGAGTTTTCAATAGATGTATATATTGATTTACACGGGGTTTTTCAATCAGCTCTATTCGGAATGTTAAGTAATATTCCAATAATATGTGGCAGGTCTTATCACACAACTAAAGATGGCGCTCACTTATTTTATAACAGGATTGCAGATATTGAGTCTGTAAAAATAAATAGAATGTTTCGTCATTTTCTTATTGCAAGATCTATATTTCCTCAACTTGAACCTATTAAAGATGAAAAATTCAATATTCCAGATAATGGATTTGTTGCTTTTGTTCCTGGAAGTAGCAAAAAAGGAATTTTAAAAAGATGGCCTATAACTTACTATGCTGATTTGATAAATATAATTTCCAAAGATGAAAGAATTAAAGTTATTTTGGGGCCTGAAGAAGAAGATTTATATTATGAAATCCTTAATCTTTTACAATGTCAAGTTGACTTATCTAAAATTGACCTTTTTTCATATTATCCGAAGATATTTCAAGACTGCAAATGTGTAGTTGGAAATGACAGTGCACCTTTACATATTTCAACATGGTTAAATGTCCCAACATTTATGATTTTAGGCCCAACATCTCCTGCCATTAATTCTCCATGGGAATATAGTATTGGCATATCAACTAATTATGACACTATTTGTAATGGATGTGATATATGGAACCAAAGATGTTTAAATAACCATAAATGTATGAACAAGCTTTCTGTAAATTCAGTATATATGGCTTTAAAAAAATTCTTAGAGAAAGTAGATGAATTACAATGA
- a CDS encoding deoxynucleoside kinase: protein MNKYEDNYNWDLELLYKLLKVILYDKYSDSELYDLPLFSFEGLPGAGKTTQIKRVSEVYFKRFGKSFFIDLPSQNRIGNILKVLYSDQDKWNQLRKEVPWLNPLFLSLDLSLMLQKAKKEGAYYTLMSRGILSTYYYNLDAFEKDGLKLQEVWNNLSIILKGFAKPKAILFLDIPIEEARRRVLKRNRRPLRKMDEVKTMVKDNAMLREYIKMLYSSIPVHYINANQSEEAVTRDIGNILAQYLGK from the coding sequence ATGAATAAATATGAAGATAATTATAACTGGGATTTGGAATTATTGTATAAACTATTGAAAGTTATTCTTTATGATAAGTATAGTGATAGTGAATTATACGATCTTCCCTTATTTTCTTTTGAAGGTTTGCCCGGTGCAGGAAAAACAACGCAGATTAAAAGGGTATCAGAGGTTTATTTTAAAAGGTTTGGTAAGTCATTTTTTATTGATTTACCATCTCAAAATAGAATTGGTAACATACTTAAAGTATTATATTCAGATCAAGATAAATGGAATCAACTTAGAAAGGAAGTCCCTTGGTTGAACCCTCTTTTCTTATCTCTTGATTTATCTCTTATGTTACAGAAGGCAAAAAAAGAAGGAGCTTACTATACACTCATGTCTAGAGGTATATTATCTACCTATTATTATAATTTAGATGCTTTTGAAAAGGATGGACTGAAATTACAAGAAGTATGGAATAATCTATCTATTATTTTAAAGGGATTTGCAAAACCAAAGGCAATCCTTTTTTTAGATATACCGATTGAAGAAGCAAGAAGAAGAGTTTTAAAAAGAAATCGACGGCCTTTGAGAAAAATGGATGAAGTTAAGACTATGGTTAAAGATAACGCAATGCTTAGGGAATATATAAAAATGCTATATTCTTCAATTCCTGTTCATTACATTAATGCAAATCAATCGGAAGAAGCGGTAACGAGGGATATCGGAAATATTTTGGCACAATATTTGGGAAAGTAA
- a CDS encoding helix-turn-helix domain-containing protein: MKKSAYSPPQKALQKLLRQIRVDAGLRQNDLAELLDKPQSFVSKYESGERRLDLIELRYICRAIGTSLEEFVRKFENIVNSDE, from the coding sequence ATGAAAAAAAGCGCATATAGTCCACCACAAAAAGCTTTACAGAAGCTCTTACGTCAAATCAGGGTTGATGCTGGTCTGCGTCAAAATGATTTGGCAGAACTTCTTGATAAGCCACAATCATTTGTATCAAAATATGAATCAGGCGAAAGGCGATTGGATTTAATTGAACTTCGTTATATTTGTCGAGCTATTGGAACTTCATTAGAGGAGTTTGTAAGGAAATTTGAAAATATAGTAAATTCTGATGAATGA
- a CDS encoding ankyrin repeat domain-containing protein — protein MNIELYYSATEIEAIKAKAKEEAEKYLKQIYYKELKDNGGDKAKAKITAQAKARIKYQKVYDTELINLKKLKEKELIHNFMSLAIAGNEEALNTLLKAGLDIDVRGKDGETALMVASASSNVNNMVFLIENGADIHARTINETTTLMYAVTSGNIDAVKLLIEKGVDVDAENDDGNTALDFIELANFESNEIKNDIASLLLGKTITDKGTEKSKISMMGCLIPQVIIGIIIFQFINPNLNNIILVTGCAFILLLMRNSIIDKVFKVIIVFIVAWYLIMPKPPEQVETANQSPKHTETEAFKENKEKTDDSKKPNKEKQQTNEIKVISNNPDAEALIKIGNNFSKQNKYDEALKFYSEASILDPDNYYIYHLMGSECINTGNYKRGITYLNKSLSFKKTDKGYFSRALCLKNTGKYKKAILDYTKAIELNPNNVLSYIGRGETYIRFGGIWREALKDLEKGESIKKELYPEDKIYQYLIDRLKQLIRLHTKLNILCDKEKRLFLDILWKYYTNKIPINYVDDAKVSLVDCSEKWGFTTEEALEYVRFVNSDFTARNLR, from the coding sequence ATGAATATAGAATTATACTATTCCGCTACTGAAATAGAAGCAATTAAAGCAAAAGCAAAAGAGGAAGCAGAGAAATATTTAAAGCAGATTTATTATAAAGAACTAAAGGATAATGGAGGAGATAAGGCAAAAGCAAAGATTACAGCGCAAGCAAAAGCCAGGATTAAATATCAAAAAGTATATGATACAGAGTTAATTAATCTTAAAAAGTTAAAAGAAAAAGAATTAATCCATAATTTTATGTCATTGGCCATAGCAGGAAATGAAGAGGCTTTAAATACCCTGCTGAAAGCAGGTTTAGATATTGACGTTCGTGGAAAAGATGGTGAAACAGCTTTAATGGTAGCATCTGCAAGCAGTAATGTTAATAATATGGTATTTTTAATTGAAAATGGTGCTGATATTCACGCAAGAACAATAAATGAAACAACTACTCTAATGTATGCTGTTACAAGTGGTAATATTGATGCTGTGAAACTTCTAATAGAAAAAGGCGTTGATGTTGATGCTGAAAATGACGATGGAAATACTGCTCTTGATTTTATAGAACTTGCTAACTTTGAAAGCAATGAAATAAAAAATGACATTGCATCTTTATTATTGGGGAAAACGATTACTGATAAAGGTACAGAGAAAAGTAAAATTAGCATGATGGGATGTCTGATACCCCAAGTAATTATTGGTATTATTATTTTTCAATTTATTAATCCTAATTTGAATAATATTATTCTGGTAACTGGATGCGCTTTCATTCTACTATTAATGCGAAATTCAATAATAGATAAAGTTTTTAAAGTAATAATTGTATTTATTGTAGCGTGGTATTTAATTATGCCCAAACCGCCTGAACAAGTTGAGACAGCAAATCAATCCCCAAAACATACTGAAACTGAAGCTTTCAAAGAAAATAAAGAAAAGACAGATGATTCTAAAAAACCGAATAAAGAGAAGCAACAGACAAATGAAATTAAAGTAATATCAAACAATCCAGATGCGGAAGCACTTATTAAAATTGGAAATAATTTTAGCAAGCAAAATAAATATGACGAAGCACTGAAATTCTATTCAGAGGCATCTATATTAGACCCTGACAACTATTATATATATCATTTGATGGGTTCTGAATGCATAAACACTGGAAATTATAAACGTGGAATTACTTATTTAAACAAATCTTTATCATTCAAAAAAACTGACAAAGGGTACTTTAGCAGAGCGTTATGCTTAAAAAATACCGGCAAATATAAAAAGGCAATTCTTGATTATACTAAAGCCATAGAATTAAATCCGAATAATGTACTGAGTTATATTGGGAGAGGAGAAACTTATATACGTTTTGGTGGCATTTGGAGAGAGGCATTAAAGGATTTGGAAAAAGGAGAAAGTATTAAAAAGGAACTATATCCAGAAGATAAAATATATCAGTATTTAATTGATAGACTGAAACAGCTTATTCGTTTGCATACAAAGCTGAACATTTTATGTGATAAAGAAAAAAGATTGTTTCTGGATATATTATGGAAATATTATACAAATAAAATTCCAATTAATTATGTAGATGATGCAAAAGTTTCTTTGGTAGATTGCTCTGAAAAATGGGGTTTTACAACAGAGGAAGCCTTGGAATATGTACGATTTGTAAATTCGGACTTTACAGCTAGAAATCTTCGATAA